One Rosa chinensis cultivar Old Blush chromosome 3, RchiOBHm-V2, whole genome shotgun sequence DNA window includes the following coding sequences:
- the LOC112193535 gene encoding protein RSI-1, with protein sequence MAGRPYTSLLLLLSLLLLVTLSPVAEAYTKLRPQDCKPKCTYRCSATSHKKPCKFFCEKCCAKCLCVPPGTYGHKQVCPCYNNWKTQEGKPKCP encoded by the exons ATGGCAGGACGTCCGTACACCTCCCTCCTGCTGCTGCTTTCTCTGCTTCTTCTAGTCACACTCTCTCCTGTGGCTGAG GCTTACACCAAGCTTCGTCCTCAAGATTGCAAACCAAAATGTACGTATCGGTGCTCGGCGACATCGCACAAGAAGCCATGCAAGTTCTTCTGCGAAAAGTGCTGTGCCAAATGCCTTTGTGTACCTCCAGGAACTTACGGCCACAAGCAAGTATGCCCTTGCTACAACAACTGGAAGACCCAAGAAGGAAAACCCAAATGCCCCTGA